Proteins encoded in a region of the Triticum dicoccoides isolate Atlit2015 ecotype Zavitan chromosome 3A, WEW_v2.0, whole genome shotgun sequence genome:
- the LOC119271409 gene encoding uncharacterized protein LOC119271409, producing MLLVALLVSSRAQRAPQQCPRDQPDELQEPRREASPRRASTWRGKIQSLRDKKKVELAPSNKQGGKPSKKQGENQGGSNILSSKLSPAVDQHLASSMIRPMSCGAEHMSSFNTRWEQLQLHHPIVFERKALLMGVHHWCKVEKRAPSLLMIIIQSCLEKLQSASKWVAVSGVAQQSEQNGLCGMPSIARLSGAALVDRMSALSSDRTAPSNWHRYADLAV from the exons ATGTTGCTCGTGGCCTTGTTGGTCTCCTCCAGGGCCCAGCGAGCCCCCCAGCAATGCCCACGAGACCAACCAGACGAGCTCCAGGAGCCGCGTCGCGAAGCATCGCCTCGGCGAGCCTCGACCTG GAGAGGCAAAATACAAAGTCTGAGAGACAAGAAGAAGGTGGAGCTGGCACCCAGCAACAAACAAGGGGGAAAACCCAGTAAGAAACAAGGGGAAAATCAAGGTGGTTCAAATATTCTGTCGAGCAAGCTAAGCCCAGCCGTTGACCAACATCTTGCCTCATCCATGATTCGTCCCATGAGTTGTGGAGCGGAGCATATGTCATCATTTAACACACG CTGGGAGCAACTGCAGTTGCATCATCCAATTGTTTTTGAGAGGAAGGCATTATTGATGGGAGTTCACCATTGGTGCAAGGTTGAGAAAAGGGCGCCAAGCTTGCTGATGATCATCATCCAGAGCTGCTTGGAGAAACTGCAATCTGCGAGCAAATGGGTGGCCGTCTCCGGCGTAGCACAGCAAAGCGAGCAAAATGGGTTGTGTGGGATGCCCTCGATAGCCAGGTTGTCAGGCGCCGCCCTGGTGGACCGTATGAGTGCTCTATCGTCTGACCGCACGGCTCCTTCGAATTGGCATAGGTACGCCGACTTGGCGGTGTAG